In one Thunnus maccoyii chromosome 12, fThuMac1.1, whole genome shotgun sequence genomic region, the following are encoded:
- the znf622 gene encoding zinc finger protein 622 isoform X1 — protein MSSYTCISCRVAFTDGEVQRAHYKTDWHRYNLKRKVADMPPVTAENFQERVLAQRAAAEQQLNDATVAEGCAVCNKKFSSANAYQNHLQSHKHQQAEKQALLAAQRKVEKMNEKNLEKGLGDEKPDHDARNEALQRALKEQQRSSPAKQGTAQTSQGAKRPGTEKPEKPPRMMWLEEQAKRREREEGATAEEEDWEDVEEEEDVDEMEDDDDEEDAEETMDQEEGDSAALSDPSPAALPGSIPVTDCLFCSHHSKSLMKNVAHMTKVHSFFIPDVEFLVDLKGLVRYLGEKIGAGNVCLWCNEKGRSFYSTEAVQSHMTDKSHCKLFTDGDAALEFADFYDFRSSYPDKKEAEDADMEDEELPDDKNLEYDDETLELTLPSGAKIGHRSLMRYYKQRFGNQRAVALTHNQNAVGRVLRQYKALGWGDAGNSSFHQKQKDMQYVQMMKSKWMLKMGMSHNATKQKHFRVQVMF, from the exons ATGTCCTCCTACACCTGCATCAGCTGCCGAGTGGCTTTCACAGATGGCGAGGTCCAGCGAGCGCACTACAAAACCGACTGGCACCGCTACAACCTGAAGCGCAAGGTGGCCGACATGCCACCCGTCACCGCCGAAAACTTCCAGGAGCGCGTCTTGGCGCAGCGGGCCGCCGCCGAACAGCAGCTGAACGACGCGACGGTCGCCGAGGGCTGCGCCGTCTGCAACAAGAAGTTCTCCAGCGCCAACGCCTACCAGAACCACCTGCAGTCCCACAAACACCAACAGGCAGAGAAGCAGGCTTTGCTCGCCGCCCAGAGGAAAGTGGAGAAGATGAACGAGAAGAACCTGGAGAAGGGACTCGGTGACGAGAAGCCAGACCACGACGCCAGGAACGAGGCCCTGCAGCGGGCCCtgaaagagcagcagaggtCGAGCCCGGCCAAGCAAGGGACGGCCCAGACTTCACAAGGAGCGAAGAGGCCTGGGACGGAGAAACCGGAGAAACCTCCCAGGATGATGTGGCTGGAGGAGCAAGctaagaggagagagagagaagaaggagcCACAGCTGAGGAAG AAGACTGGGAGGAcgttgaggaggaggaggatgttgaCGAGATGGAGGACGACGACGACGAAGAAGATGCAGAGGAGACGATGGATCAGGAGGAAGGAGACTCGGCGGCTCTGTCGGACCCCTCGCCCGCCGCTCTGCCGGGCTCCATCCCCGTCACAGACTGCTTGTTCTGCTCCCACCACTCCAAGTCACTCATGAAGAACGTCGCCCACATGACCAAAGTCCACAGCTTCTTCATCCCCGACGTGGAGTTCCTCGTCGACCTCAAAGGCCTCGTCCGTTACCTGG GAGAGAAAATCGGCGCTGGGAACGTGTGTTTATGGTGTAACGAGAAGGGACGTTCGTTTTACTCGACAGAAGCGGTACAGAGTCACATGACAGACAAAAGCCACTGTAAACTCTTCACAGACGGCGACGCTGCCCTGGAGTTCGCAGACTTCTACGACTTCAG GAGCAGCTACCCCGACAAGAAGGAGGCAGAGGATGCTGACATGGAGGATGAAGAGCTGCCCGACGACAAGAACCTGGAGTACGACGACGAAACGCTGGAGCTGACTCTCCCTTCAG GCGCAAAGATCGGCCATCGCTCCCTCATGAGATACTACAAGCAGCGGTTTGGAAATCAGAGAGCAGTGGCTCTGACCCACAATCAGAACGCCGTCGGCAGAGTCCTCCGGCAGTACAAAGCTCTCGGCTGGGGAGACGCAG gcaaCAGCTCCTTCCatcagaaacagaaagacatgCAGTACGTACAGATGATGAAGTCAAAATGGATGCTGAAGATGGGAATGAGCCACAACGCCACCAAGCAGAAGCACTTCAGGGTCCAAGTTATGTTCTAA
- the znf622 gene encoding zinc finger protein 622 isoform X2 codes for MSSYTCISCRVAFTDGEVQRAHYKTDWHRYNLKRKVADMPPVTAENFQERVLAQRAAAEQQLNDATVAEGCAVCNKKFSSANAYQNHLQSHKHQQAEKQALLAAQRKVEKMNEKNLEKGLGDEKPDHDARNEALQRALKEQQRSSPAKQGTAQTSQGAKRPGTEKPEKPPRMMWLEEQAKRREREEGATAEEDWEDVEEEEDVDEMEDDDDEEDAEETMDQEEGDSAALSDPSPAALPGSIPVTDCLFCSHHSKSLMKNVAHMTKVHSFFIPDVEFLVDLKGLVRYLGEKIGAGNVCLWCNEKGRSFYSTEAVQSHMTDKSHCKLFTDGDAALEFADFYDFRSSYPDKKEAEDADMEDEELPDDKNLEYDDETLELTLPSGAKIGHRSLMRYYKQRFGNQRAVALTHNQNAVGRVLRQYKALGWGDAGNSSFHQKQKDMQYVQMMKSKWMLKMGMSHNATKQKHFRVQVMF; via the exons ATGTCCTCCTACACCTGCATCAGCTGCCGAGTGGCTTTCACAGATGGCGAGGTCCAGCGAGCGCACTACAAAACCGACTGGCACCGCTACAACCTGAAGCGCAAGGTGGCCGACATGCCACCCGTCACCGCCGAAAACTTCCAGGAGCGCGTCTTGGCGCAGCGGGCCGCCGCCGAACAGCAGCTGAACGACGCGACGGTCGCCGAGGGCTGCGCCGTCTGCAACAAGAAGTTCTCCAGCGCCAACGCCTACCAGAACCACCTGCAGTCCCACAAACACCAACAGGCAGAGAAGCAGGCTTTGCTCGCCGCCCAGAGGAAAGTGGAGAAGATGAACGAGAAGAACCTGGAGAAGGGACTCGGTGACGAGAAGCCAGACCACGACGCCAGGAACGAGGCCCTGCAGCGGGCCCtgaaagagcagcagaggtCGAGCCCGGCCAAGCAAGGGACGGCCCAGACTTCACAAGGAGCGAAGAGGCCTGGGACGGAGAAACCGGAGAAACCTCCCAGGATGATGTGGCTGGAGGAGCAAGctaagaggagagagagagaagaaggagcCACAGCTGAGGAAG ACTGGGAGGAcgttgaggaggaggaggatgttgaCGAGATGGAGGACGACGACGACGAAGAAGATGCAGAGGAGACGATGGATCAGGAGGAAGGAGACTCGGCGGCTCTGTCGGACCCCTCGCCCGCCGCTCTGCCGGGCTCCATCCCCGTCACAGACTGCTTGTTCTGCTCCCACCACTCCAAGTCACTCATGAAGAACGTCGCCCACATGACCAAAGTCCACAGCTTCTTCATCCCCGACGTGGAGTTCCTCGTCGACCTCAAAGGCCTCGTCCGTTACCTGG GAGAGAAAATCGGCGCTGGGAACGTGTGTTTATGGTGTAACGAGAAGGGACGTTCGTTTTACTCGACAGAAGCGGTACAGAGTCACATGACAGACAAAAGCCACTGTAAACTCTTCACAGACGGCGACGCTGCCCTGGAGTTCGCAGACTTCTACGACTTCAG GAGCAGCTACCCCGACAAGAAGGAGGCAGAGGATGCTGACATGGAGGATGAAGAGCTGCCCGACGACAAGAACCTGGAGTACGACGACGAAACGCTGGAGCTGACTCTCCCTTCAG GCGCAAAGATCGGCCATCGCTCCCTCATGAGATACTACAAGCAGCGGTTTGGAAATCAGAGAGCAGTGGCTCTGACCCACAATCAGAACGCCGTCGGCAGAGTCCTCCGGCAGTACAAAGCTCTCGGCTGGGGAGACGCAG gcaaCAGCTCCTTCCatcagaaacagaaagacatgCAGTACGTACAGATGATGAAGTCAAAATGGATGCTGAAGATGGGAATGAGCCACAACGCCACCAAGCAGAAGCACTTCAGGGTCCAAGTTATGTTCTAA